A window of the Limanda limanda chromosome 8, fLimLim1.1, whole genome shotgun sequence genome harbors these coding sequences:
- the tdg.1 gene encoding thymine DNA glycosylase, tandem duplicate 1 isoform X2, translating to MANMANSEPMMDQPEPASLAKAPAKKRGRPAQPKAPKPPKPPKIPKAPKPPKEPKAPKEPKAPKAKPGPKPKKGTEAPADGKQEKIDESFKKVKRKVDRFKGMTEEEVLKRTLPDLLDYNLDYVIIGINPGLVAAYIGRWFPGGGNHFWKCLFLSGFTEELLNHNSDTSLPVKYKMGFTNMVERATPGSKDLSTKELREGGKILVEKLKKYKPLIAVFNGKCIYEMFCREMYGKKPKKLDFGLQPHTIPDCETALYLMPSSSARCAQFPRAQDKVHFYIKLRELRDQLKGVKKSTEIEEVDYAFDLKLAKEDAKRLAIKEENYDPGYEDAYGGAYAERGPEEGPAKPQTNGHCTFSTAENTEGAQEASTSQIAVGQLPDGQWMTQSFADQIPDIDGGVKDASA from the exons ATGGCCAACATGGCTAATTCAGAGCCCATGATGGATCAACCAGAACCTGCTAGCCTGGCAAAAG CTCCAGCCAAAAAGAGAGGCAGACCAGCCCAACCCAAGGCACCCAAGCCACCCAAGCCACCGAAAATACCTAAGGCACCAAAGCCGCCTAAAGAACCAAAAGCGCCTAAAGAACCAAAAGCGCCTAAAGCCAAACCCGGCCCTAAGCCAAAGAAGGGCACCGAGGCTCCAGCAGACGGCAAACAGGAGAAGATAGATGAGAGCTTCAAGAAGGTGAAGCGGAAAGTTGACCGCTTCAAGGGAATGACAGAAGAGGAAGTCTTGAAAAGAACTCTACCAGACCTGCTGGATTACAACCTAGACTATGTCATT ATTGGTATCAATCCAGGGCTGGTGGCAGCTTACATTGGACGTTGGTTTCCTGGCGGGGGAAATCATTTTT GGAAGTGCCTGTTTCTGTCCGGATTTACTGAGGAGCTGCTCAACCACAATAGCGACACCAGCCTGCCTGTCAAGTACAAGATGGGCTTCACAAACATGGTGGAGCGGGCAACACCAGGGAGCAAAGACCTCTCAAC TAAAGAGTTACGTGAAGGAGGCAAAATTCTCGTAGAGAAGTTGAAGAAATACAAGCCTCTTATTGCTGTTTTCAATGGAAAAT GCATCTATGAAATGTTCTGCAGAGAGATGTATGGTAAAAAACCAAAGAAACTTGACTTTGGTTTGCAACCGCACACGATCCCAGACTGTGAAACG GCTCTGTATCTGATGCCTTCCTCCAGCGCTCGTTGCGCTCAGTTCCCTCGTGCTCAGGACAAAGTGCACTTCTACATCAAGCTGAGGGAGCTACGCGATCAGCTGAAGGGCGTCAAAAAAAGCACAGAGATTGAGGAGGTTGACTACGCATTTGATCTGAAGCTGGCTAAAG AGGATGCCAAGAGGTTAGCCATAAAGGAGGAGAACTATGACCCTGGTTATGAAGATGCTTATGGCGGAGCATATGCTGAGAGAGGACCTGAAGAGGGCCCGGCCAAGCCCCAGACCAATGGTCACTGTACTTTCTCAACTGCAGAAAACACAG AGGGAGCACAGGAGGCGAGCACATCGCAAATAGCAGTGGGCCAGCTTCCAGACGGACAGTGGATGACCCAGTCCTTCGCTGATCAGATCCCGGACATCGATGGTGGCGTGAAAGACGCCAGCGCATGA
- the LOC133008917 gene encoding patatin-like phospholipase domain-containing protein 2 isoform X1 produces MEASENTLGWDEEWNLSFAGCGFRSVYHLGASSCILERVPWLIHGASKICGASSGCLVAVALTVGIPIEQFCVHVMSMAKEARQQTLGVFHPTFSLLRRVQESLMEKLPEDAHRRASGKLCVSLTRLADGKNVLVSEFESREELIQVLMCSCFFPVYCGFTPPSYRGVYYMDGALSNNMPLFENRNTITVAPFSGESDICPREGTFNFFDVHYGNVSIQINTGNVHRICTSFLPPRLEKLAEICHNGYMDALRFLREKDLLGTQCLPCSLVSDIDTVKPTCCELWKKLAQADESEKTQLNGLNPAPEEDHWLDQKVIENLPDDIKKSLREVCRESPGGVGPWSQLTEFLPVKLVLYLLTFLMLLIELSLLLIKSVLQSGCAVIYRLLTSATDFCTEGDNNNNNNNNSASRCRNRSSSSDLTPDRSRQKH; encoded by the exons ATGGAGGCCTCAGAGAACACGCTCGGCTGGGATGAGGAGTGGAACCTCTCGTTCGCAGGTTGTGGCTTCAGGAGTGTTTACCACCTGGGAGCCTCCAGCTGTATCCTGGAGCGGGTACCCTGGCTTATTCATGGTGCTTCCAAAATCTGTGGAGCTTCGTCTGGTTGCCTCGTCGCCGTAGCTCTGACTGTTGGGATTCCAATTG AACAATTCTGTGTCCATGTGATGTCGATGGCGAAAGAGGCCAGACAACAAACACTGGGCGTTTTCCACCCGACCTTCAGTCTGCTGCGGAGGGTGCAGGAGTCCCTGATGGAGAAGCTCCCAGAGGACGCTCACCGTCGGGCCTCGGGGAAGCTCTGCGTGTCCCTCACCCGACTGGCTGATGGGAAGAACGTTTTGGTGTCAGAATTCGAGAGCAGAGAAGAACTCATTCAG GTTCTCATGTGCAGCTGCTTTTTCCCTGTTTACTGTGGTTTCACTCCACCTTCATACCGTGGAGTG tACTACATGGACGGAGCCCTGAGCAACAACATGCCCCTGTTCGAGAACAGAAACACCATCACCGTGGCCCCGTTCTCTGGCGAGAGCGACATCTGCCCCAGGGAGGGAACTTTCAACTTCTTCGATGTGCACTACGGCAACGTCAGCATCCAGATCAACACTGGCAACGTGCACCGCATCTGTACATCCTTCCTACCTCCAAGACTAGAG AAACTGGCAGAGATCTGTCACAACGGCTACATGGATGCTCTTCGTTTCTTGAGAGAAAAAG ATCTGCTCGGGACACAATGTCTTCCCTGCAGCTTGGTGTCAGACATCGACACAGTCAAACCTACTTGTTGTGAGTTGTGGAAGAAATTGGCTCAAGCGGACGAGTCCGAGAAGACTCAGCTGAACGGGTTGAATCCTGCACCAGAGGAGGATCACTGGCTTGACCAGAAAGTCATAGAGAATCTCCCGGATGACATCAAGAAAA gcCTGCGTGAGGTCTGCAGGGAGAGTCCTGGTGGTGTCGGTCCATGGTCTCAGCTCACAGAGTTCCTTCCGGTCAAGTTGGTTTTGTATCTGCTGACCTTCCTCATGCTGCTGATCGAGCTGAGCCTCTTACTCATTAAAAG TGTGCTACAGTCAGGCTGTGCAGTCATTTACAGACTGTTGACGTCGGCTACAGATTTCTGCACTGAaggagacaacaacaacaacaacaacaacaacag TGCGTCTCGATGTCGGAACAGGTCCTCAAGCTCAGATCTGACACCCGACAGGagcagacaaaaacattaa
- the tdg.1 gene encoding thymine DNA glycosylase, tandem duplicate 1 isoform X1, which yields MEEKLNGSLPVVSPEYLHQWVQSAQQFHALQAQYSGFNHNQQFHYSDTQTGDAAMANMANSEPMMDQPEPASLAKAPAKKRGRPAQPKAPKPPKPPKIPKAPKPPKEPKAPKEPKAPKAKPGPKPKKGTEAPADGKQEKIDESFKKVKRKVDRFKGMTEEEVLKRTLPDLLDYNLDYVIIGINPGLVAAYIGRWFPGGGNHFWKCLFLSGFTEELLNHNSDTSLPVKYKMGFTNMVERATPGSKDLSTKELREGGKILVEKLKKYKPLIAVFNGKCIYEMFCREMYGKKPKKLDFGLQPHTIPDCETALYLMPSSSARCAQFPRAQDKVHFYIKLRELRDQLKGVKKSTEIEEVDYAFDLKLAKEDAKRLAIKEENYDPGYEDAYGGAYAERGPEEGPAKPQTNGHCTFSTAENTEGAQEASTSQIAVGQLPDGQWMTQSFADQIPDIDGGVKDASA from the exons GGTTCAGTCTGCTCAGCAGTTCCACGCTCTTCAGGCGCAATATTCGGGCTTCAACCACAACCAACAGTTTCACTACTCGGATACACAGACGGGAGACGCAGCCATGGCCAACATGGCTAATTCAGAGCCCATGATGGATCAACCAGAACCTGCTAGCCTGGCAAAAG CTCCAGCCAAAAAGAGAGGCAGACCAGCCCAACCCAAGGCACCCAAGCCACCCAAGCCACCGAAAATACCTAAGGCACCAAAGCCGCCTAAAGAACCAAAAGCGCCTAAAGAACCAAAAGCGCCTAAAGCCAAACCCGGCCCTAAGCCAAAGAAGGGCACCGAGGCTCCAGCAGACGGCAAACAGGAGAAGATAGATGAGAGCTTCAAGAAGGTGAAGCGGAAAGTTGACCGCTTCAAGGGAATGACAGAAGAGGAAGTCTTGAAAAGAACTCTACCAGACCTGCTGGATTACAACCTAGACTATGTCATT ATTGGTATCAATCCAGGGCTGGTGGCAGCTTACATTGGACGTTGGTTTCCTGGCGGGGGAAATCATTTTT GGAAGTGCCTGTTTCTGTCCGGATTTACTGAGGAGCTGCTCAACCACAATAGCGACACCAGCCTGCCTGTCAAGTACAAGATGGGCTTCACAAACATGGTGGAGCGGGCAACACCAGGGAGCAAAGACCTCTCAAC TAAAGAGTTACGTGAAGGAGGCAAAATTCTCGTAGAGAAGTTGAAGAAATACAAGCCTCTTATTGCTGTTTTCAATGGAAAAT GCATCTATGAAATGTTCTGCAGAGAGATGTATGGTAAAAAACCAAAGAAACTTGACTTTGGTTTGCAACCGCACACGATCCCAGACTGTGAAACG GCTCTGTATCTGATGCCTTCCTCCAGCGCTCGTTGCGCTCAGTTCCCTCGTGCTCAGGACAAAGTGCACTTCTACATCAAGCTGAGGGAGCTACGCGATCAGCTGAAGGGCGTCAAAAAAAGCACAGAGATTGAGGAGGTTGACTACGCATTTGATCTGAAGCTGGCTAAAG AGGATGCCAAGAGGTTAGCCATAAAGGAGGAGAACTATGACCCTGGTTATGAAGATGCTTATGGCGGAGCATATGCTGAGAGAGGACCTGAAGAGGGCCCGGCCAAGCCCCAGACCAATGGTCACTGTACTTTCTCAACTGCAGAAAACACAG AGGGAGCACAGGAGGCGAGCACATCGCAAATAGCAGTGGGCCAGCTTCCAGACGGACAGTGGATGACCCAGTCCTTCGCTGATCAGATCCCGGACATCGATGGTGGCGTGAAAGACGCCAGCGCATGA
- the LOC133008917 gene encoding patatin-like phospholipase domain-containing protein 2 isoform X2 gives MEASENTLGWDEEWNLSFAGCGFRSVYHLGASSCILERVPWLIHGASKICGASSGCLVAVALTVGIPIEQFCVHVMSMAKEARQQTLGVFHPTFSLLRRVQESLMEKLPEDAHRRASGKLCVSLTRLADGKNVLVSEFESREELIQVLMCSCFFPVYCGFTPPSYRGVYYMDGALSNNMPLFENRNTITVAPFSGESDICPREGTFNFFDVHYGNVSIQINTGNVHRICTSFLPPRLEKLAEICHNGYMDALRFLREKDLLGTQCLPCSLVSDIDTVKPTCCELWKKLAQADESEKTQLNGLNPAPEEDHWLDQKVIENLPDDIKKSLREVCRESPGGVGPWSQLTEFLPVKLVLYLLTFLMLLIELSLLLIKSVLQSGCAVIYRLLTSATDFCTEGDNNNNNNNNSVQLHAQL, from the exons ATGGAGGCCTCAGAGAACACGCTCGGCTGGGATGAGGAGTGGAACCTCTCGTTCGCAGGTTGTGGCTTCAGGAGTGTTTACCACCTGGGAGCCTCCAGCTGTATCCTGGAGCGGGTACCCTGGCTTATTCATGGTGCTTCCAAAATCTGTGGAGCTTCGTCTGGTTGCCTCGTCGCCGTAGCTCTGACTGTTGGGATTCCAATTG AACAATTCTGTGTCCATGTGATGTCGATGGCGAAAGAGGCCAGACAACAAACACTGGGCGTTTTCCACCCGACCTTCAGTCTGCTGCGGAGGGTGCAGGAGTCCCTGATGGAGAAGCTCCCAGAGGACGCTCACCGTCGGGCCTCGGGGAAGCTCTGCGTGTCCCTCACCCGACTGGCTGATGGGAAGAACGTTTTGGTGTCAGAATTCGAGAGCAGAGAAGAACTCATTCAG GTTCTCATGTGCAGCTGCTTTTTCCCTGTTTACTGTGGTTTCACTCCACCTTCATACCGTGGAGTG tACTACATGGACGGAGCCCTGAGCAACAACATGCCCCTGTTCGAGAACAGAAACACCATCACCGTGGCCCCGTTCTCTGGCGAGAGCGACATCTGCCCCAGGGAGGGAACTTTCAACTTCTTCGATGTGCACTACGGCAACGTCAGCATCCAGATCAACACTGGCAACGTGCACCGCATCTGTACATCCTTCCTACCTCCAAGACTAGAG AAACTGGCAGAGATCTGTCACAACGGCTACATGGATGCTCTTCGTTTCTTGAGAGAAAAAG ATCTGCTCGGGACACAATGTCTTCCCTGCAGCTTGGTGTCAGACATCGACACAGTCAAACCTACTTGTTGTGAGTTGTGGAAGAAATTGGCTCAAGCGGACGAGTCCGAGAAGACTCAGCTGAACGGGTTGAATCCTGCACCAGAGGAGGATCACTGGCTTGACCAGAAAGTCATAGAGAATCTCCCGGATGACATCAAGAAAA gcCTGCGTGAGGTCTGCAGGGAGAGTCCTGGTGGTGTCGGTCCATGGTCTCAGCTCACAGAGTTCCTTCCGGTCAAGTTGGTTTTGTATCTGCTGACCTTCCTCATGCTGCTGATCGAGCTGAGCCTCTTACTCATTAAAAG TGTGCTACAGTCAGGCTGTGCAGTCATTTACAGACTGTTGACGTCGGCTACAGATTTCTGCACTGAaggagacaacaacaacaacaacaacaacaacag tGTTCAGTTACATGCACAACTAtag